Genomic segment of Paucidesulfovibrio longus DSM 6739:
TACGACCGGGCCAAAGGGCAGGCGGACGCGGCCCGGCAGGCCAAGGCCGAACTGTTCAAGCTCGTGCTCTCCCTGGGCGGGACCATCACGGGCGAGCATGGCGTGGGCCTGTCCAAGAAGGACTGGCTCGCGGACCAGATCGGCCCGGTGGAGCTGGACATCATGCGGCGGCTCAAGGCCGCGTTCGACCCGCACGGAATCATGAACCCCGGCAAGGAGTGGGCATGAGCGGTGCAGGGGGGCGCGGCGAGGCGCGGGACGGCTCCGGCTGCATCCTCTGCGGCAAGTGCCTTGCGGTCTGCCCGCTGCTGGGGGCCACGGGCCGGGAGGAGCTGGCCCCGCGCGCCAAGGCCCGGCTGGCCGCGCATCTGCTGGAGCGTCCCGAAGAACTGGACGGCCGCGACGCGGCCCGGCTGGCCGCGCTCTGCCTGGGCTGCGGCCGCTGCGCCGAGGCCTGCGGCCAGGGGGTCGAACCGGCTTCCCTGGTGGCCCGGCTGCGGGCCGCGCATCCGGGCTGGCGCGAATGGCTCTGGAAGCAGTGGATCGGCCGGGCGGAAACGCTCTGGCCCGCCGCCTTCCGAGCGGGAAAATTTTTGGGCCGAACCCCGGAAAGCCTGTTCCCCGGACGTTTCGGCGCGCTGCTGAAATCGCTGCGGGGTCTGGACCGCCCGCGCATCGATGCTTATGTACGCCTCACGGCCGGACCAAAGGCGGAAGCGCAGGAATGGACCGGCGCGCGCGAGGCGCTGCTGTTTTCGGGCTGCGCCGGGCGGTTCGCCCGGCCCGACTGGGACGAAGCGGCTAGGCGTCTGCTCGCCGGGATCGGCCTGCCGCGCATCGACGCGGACTTCGCCTGCTGCGGCTCCACGCTCGGCGGTGCGGGCCTGCTGGAAGAACAGGCCGAGGCCCGCAGGAGAAACGTGGAGATCTGGCGCGCGGCAGGGCGGCCCGCGCTGGTAGCGTACTGCGCCTCCTGCGTGCGGGGGCTTGCGGAATACGCCGCCGACGGGGAACTTTTCACGGACGGGGACGAAGCCGCGCTCTGGGCCGGGCGGGTCACGCCTCTGGCCCGGCTTTTGAAATCCGCCCGCTTTGTGGTATCGGAGAACGCGCCGCAGGCCGTGGGCTACCACCGCCCCTGCCACGCGCCCGAACCGGACGAGGATCTGGCCCTGCTGCGGGCCGTGCTGGGCGGGCGGCTGCGTCCCCTGCCGGACCGCTGCTGCGGATTCGGCGGCGCTCTGCGGCTGGCCGCGCCCGGACTGGCCGAGGCTGTTTCCGCCCGGAGGGCGGCCGACCTCGCCGGAGCGGAGCAACTGCTCACGGGCTGCACGGCCTGCGCCCTGGAGCTGGCGTCCATCGCGCCGGAAACGACGCGAACAGGCCACTGGCTCGAATTATTTTCATAGAGAATCCCACCAGGAAGAACTGGAGAAAGGCATGTTCAAGAAGATTTTCGGTTCCAAGAACGACCGGTACCTGAAGAAATGCCGGCCCATCGTGCAGAAGGTCAACGACCTGGAAGGCCGCATGAAGGCGCTTTCCGACGACGAGATGCGGGCGCAGATATCGGCGTGGCGGACCGAAGTCCAGAACGGACGCGAGCTGGACGACCTGCTGCCGGAGTGTTTCGCCCTGGTGCGCGAGGCGGGCATCCGCTCCCTGGAGATGCGCCACTTCGACGTGCAGATCATCGGCGGCATCGCCCTGCACGAGGGCAACATCGCGGAGATGCGCACCGGTGAGGGCAAGACCCTGGTGGCGACGCTGCCCGTGGTGCTCAACGCCATTTCCGGACGGGGCGTGCACGTGGTCACGGTCAACGATTACCTGGCCAAGCGCGACGCCGAATGGATGGGGCGGCTCTATGGATTCCTCGGCCTCAGCGTGGGCGTGGTCGTGCACGGCCTCACGGACGAGGAACGCCAGGCGGCCTACGGCGCGGACATCACCTACGGAACGAACAACGAGTTCGGCTTCGACTATCTGCGCGACAACATGAAGTTCTACAAGGAACAGCTCGTCCAGCGCGAACTGAACTACGCCATCGTGGACGAGGTGGACTCCATCCTCATCGACGAGGCCCGGACCCCGCTGATCATTTCCGGCGCCATCCAGCAGTCCACCAAGCTCTACGGCCAGATCGACCAGGTCATCCCGCATCTGAAGAAGTGGGACAAGACCGAGGAAGAGATCGCCATGGAGAAGGACGGGCAGAAGCCGGAGCCGCGCGGCGACTTCGAGGTCGACGAGAAGGCCCGCGCCGTGACCCTGACCGAGCCGGGCGTGGAAAAGGTCGAAAAGCTGCTCGGCATCGACAACCTGTTCGATCCGCAGCACATCACGGCCCAGCATCACGTGCTCCAGGCCCTCAAGGCCCACCACATCTTCAAGCGCGACGTGGACTATGTCGTCAACGACGGGCAGGTGGTCATCGTGGACGAGTTCACGGGCCGCCTCATGCCGGGCCGCCGTTTTTCGGACGGCCTGCACCAGGCCCTGGAGGCCAAGGAACACGTCAAGGTGGAGAGCGAGAACCAGACGCTGGCCTCCATCACCTTCCAGAACTATTTTCGCATGTACGACAAGCTCGCGGGCATGACCGGCACGGCGGACACCGAGGCCGTGGAGTTCCGGGAAATCTACGACCTGGACGTGGTCGTGATTCCCACGCACCGCGAGATGGTCCGCAAGGACCGCCCGGACCTGATCTTCCGCACGCAGAAAGAGAAATACGACTGCATCGTCGAGGACATCGCCGAAAAGCACAAGCTGGGGCAGCCCTGCCTCGTGGGCACGGTGTCCATCGAGAAGTCCGAGATGCTCTCGGCCCTGCTCAAGAAGCGCCGGGTGCCGCACAACGTGCTCAACGCCAAGAACCACGAGCATGAGGCCGAGATCGTGGCCGAGGCGGGCCACGCGGGC
This window contains:
- a CDS encoding (Fe-S)-binding protein; translated protein: MSGAGGRGEARDGSGCILCGKCLAVCPLLGATGREELAPRAKARLAAHLLERPEELDGRDAARLAALCLGCGRCAEACGQGVEPASLVARLRAAHPGWREWLWKQWIGRAETLWPAAFRAGKFLGRTPESLFPGRFGALLKSLRGLDRPRIDAYVRLTAGPKAEAQEWTGAREALLFSGCAGRFARPDWDEAARRLLAGIGLPRIDADFACCGSTLGGAGLLEEQAEARRRNVEIWRAAGRPALVAYCASCVRGLAEYAADGELFTDGDEAALWAGRVTPLARLLKSARFVVSENAPQAVGYHRPCHAPEPDEDLALLRAVLGGRLRPLPDRCCGFGGALRLAAPGLAEAVSARRAADLAGAEQLLTGCTACALELASIAPETTRTGHWLELFS
- the secA gene encoding preprotein translocase subunit SecA, whose product is MFKKIFGSKNDRYLKKCRPIVQKVNDLEGRMKALSDDEMRAQISAWRTEVQNGRELDDLLPECFALVREAGIRSLEMRHFDVQIIGGIALHEGNIAEMRTGEGKTLVATLPVVLNAISGRGVHVVTVNDYLAKRDAEWMGRLYGFLGLSVGVVVHGLTDEERQAAYGADITYGTNNEFGFDYLRDNMKFYKEQLVQRELNYAIVDEVDSILIDEARTPLIISGAIQQSTKLYGQIDQVIPHLKKWDKTEEEIAMEKDGQKPEPRGDFEVDEKARAVTLTEPGVEKVEKLLGIDNLFDPQHITAQHHVLQALKAHHIFKRDVDYVVNDGQVVIVDEFTGRLMPGRRFSDGLHQALEAKEHVKVESENQTLASITFQNYFRMYDKLAGMTGTADTEAVEFREIYDLDVVVIPTHREMVRKDRPDLIFRTQKEKYDCIVEDIAEKHKLGQPCLVGTVSIEKSEMLSALLKKRRVPHNVLNAKNHEHEAEIVAEAGHAGKVTIATNMAGRGTDIKLGEGVKELGGLHIIGTERHESRRIDNQLRGRSGRQGDPGSSRFYLALDDDLMRLFGSDRISGIMERIGMPEGEPIENKMVSKAIENSQHRVENHNFEIRKQLLDFDNVMNQQREVIYSQRREIMTAETMDEIVAGYSADLLDDIYANLEQGRKTGDEEAETEARKRLEEIFNFERFEAFRGELPDRETADKWLEEVFEQLKAMAKGAYQEVLRYFVLEALDRNWKDHLLNMDHLRDGIGLRGYGQKDPKQEYKREGFQLFQEMLFVLRENALRALTHVRIRDEVREEEFQHEDRAKLNYAGGGDKADKPAKQPVVKDDKVGRNDLCPCGSGKKYKKCCGR